CCTCGCCCTCGCCGCGGCCGGCGACCCCATGCCCGCCCGCGTCATCGGCGAGGCCGGGCGCGCCCTCGGCGTCCTGGTCGCCCAGATCGCCAACTTCGCCATGCCGCAGAAGATCATGCTCGCCGGAGAGGGTGTCGGTCTCATGGACGTGGCGGGCAAGACCGTGGCGGACACGATCCGCGCCCACCGCCACCCCCTGGCCGGCCCGGTCGACCTGGAGACCAGGGTGTCCGACTTCCACGACTGGGCTCGCGGAGCCGCCGTGCTGGCGATCCAGGTGCTGGTCCTGGGTGTGGCCGAAGTATGAACAGGGTCACGCCCCTTGACAGCGCGCGCCTGGCAGATGGACGTGATCAGCAACACGGTCCGATATGCCCTTTTCTGATGTGATTACTCACGGCGCCTTCACTTCCGTAGCCGTATGCTTCACACCATGTCCACCACTGTTGAACCCGTGACCGATCGATCGGCCGACGAGGTCAACGAGGAGATCCGGGCCCTGTGGCGCCGGGCGGGCGGGACACTGAGCGGCGAGCAGCGTGAGGAATACCAGCGCCTCGTCCTGGAGTGGGCCGCCGCCGCTCCGCAGCCGGTCCGGGCGGCCTGACCCCGACGATCGACGCGGGGCATCACCGCCCCGTCCCTGGGCACCCCTGACGGGATGGGCCCTCTCCTCGCACTGGCCTCAGCGGTCTGCTACGGCATCGTCGACTTCACCGGCGGTCTGCTGTCCCGCCGCGCGCACTTCGCCGCCGTCACCTTCCTCGGGCAGGTGGGCGGCCTGCTCCTGGCCACCTCTGCCGCGCTCTTCCTCCCCGCCGACTCCGTACGCCCCGTCGACCTCCTGTGGGGCGCGCTCTCCGGTGTCGGAAGCGGCGCCGCCATGCACTTCCTCAACCGCGGCCTCAGCCACGGCGCGATGAGCGTGGTCGTGCCCGTCAGCGCCGTCACCGGGGTCGCCCTCTCCGTCGTGTGCGGAGTGCTGCTCGGCGACCGGCCCACCGCCGTGGCCTGGCTGGGGATCGTCCTCTCGGTGCCCGCCCTCTGGATGGTCTGCGGCGGCGGTGCGGACGGCGGCGGAGGAGTCCCCGACGGGTTGCTGGCCAGTGGCGGCGTCGCACTCCAGTACATCGCCCTCGCCCAGGCCGGTGCCTCCAGCGGACTGTGGCCGGTGGCCGCAGGACGGGTGGCCGCCGTACTCGTCCTGCTGCCCGCGGCGGCACGAAACCCTCGGCGGCTGCGCCTGCCGCCCGTACGAGCTGCGCAGGCGGTGCTGGTCGGAGCGGGCGCGGCCCTCGGACTCCTGCTCTATCTGCTCGCCGCCCAGCGGCAGATGCTGGCCGTCGCCGTCGTCCTGGCCTCCCTCTACCCGGCCCTCCCCGTGATCCTCGGACTCGCCCTGCTGCACGAGCGGCTGAGCCGGAAGCAGGTGGTGGGCCTCGCGGGGGCGGGGGTCGCCACGGTCCTGCTGAGCCTGGGATGAACAACCGGTGCTGCTCACCGGTCCTGCTCGGCCCGGGACGAAGAGCCGGCGGGCTCAGCCCCAAGTCGCCGAGTAGTACCGCTGATACGCCTTACGGTCCTGTTCCGAGCGGATGTACCGCGTCGCCACCAGCGCGATCAGACTTCCCCCGACGACCAGCAGACCCGGCCCGATGTTCCGGGTGTCCGTGAGCCGGCTCAGCAGGGGCGTGCCCTGCGCACCCTCCACCGCCGCCGAGGAACCGGGAGAGGCCCCACCGGGAGCGATCGAGCCCTGCGCCTGCGCCGAGGTGGCCGACGGAGCGGGAGACGCCCCGCCGGCGGCAGCCGGGTTCGACACGATCAACTGCATGCCGAGCTCCGTCAGCGCCTTCGTCACCGGCTGGAAGAACGTCGTACCGCCCTGCGTGCAGTCACCGCTGCCGCCCGAGGTGATGCCGAGCGCGATCCCCTCGGAGAACATCGGACCGCCGCTGTCCCCGGGCTCGGCGCACACGTTCGTCTCGATCAACCCGGTGACCGTGCCCTCCGGGTAGTTCACCGTCGCGTTGACCGCCGTCACCTGACCGTCGCGCAGCCCGCTCGTGCTGCCGCTGCGGAACACCCGCTGCCCGATGGACGGATCGCCCGCGCCGGTGATCTGCACGCCCTTGCCGTTGCCGATGAACACGACACCGGCTTCGTCGCCCGCCTTCCCGTTGGCGTACTGCACCAGCGAGAAGTCGTTGCCCGGGAAGCTCTGGGTGACCGTCTTGCCGAGCTGGTTGGTGCCCCCGGTGTCCGCGAACCAGGTCGAACCGGTGGGACCGCAGTGCCCGGCCGTGAGGATGAAGTCGCTCTGGCCGTTGGTCACGTTGAACCCCGCCGAACAGCGTCCGCCGGTCGACAGGATGGGCTGTGCCCCGTTCAGACGGGGAGTGAAGGTGCCCTCGGTGCGCTCCATGCGGACGAAGCCACCGATACCGTCAGCGACCTTGGTCATGGCGGACCAGTCGGACGCCGAGACCGTGCTGTCCCCCTGC
This portion of the Streptomyces canus genome encodes:
- a CDS encoding EamA family transporter, which translates into the protein MGPLLALASAVCYGIVDFTGGLLSRRAHFAAVTFLGQVGGLLLATSAALFLPADSVRPVDLLWGALSGVGSGAAMHFLNRGLSHGAMSVVVPVSAVTGVALSVVCGVLLGDRPTAVAWLGIVLSVPALWMVCGGGADGGGGVPDGLLASGGVALQYIALAQAGASSGLWPVAAGRVAAVLVLLPAAARNPRRLRLPPVRAAQAVLVGAGAALGLLLYLLAAQRQMLAVAVVLASLYPALPVILGLALLHERLSRKQVVGLAGAGVATVLLSLG
- a CDS encoding S1 family peptidase — protein: MRHARRRVVRRVTRLAAVGGLLLGGAMVTRAVASETPAITAVPHTYAMEAGRTGADLVSRLGSSRTAGTWIGTDGKPVVAVTDEQAAAQVREAGARAKVVGHSMDELKSATKTLRSAPRVAGTAWSMDYRTNEVVVQGDSTVSASDWSAMTKVADGIGGFVRMERTEGTFTPRLNGAQPILSTGGRCSAGFNVTNGQSDFILTAGHCGPTGSTWFADTGGTNQLGKTVTQSFPGNDFSLVQYANGKAGDEAGVVFIGNGKGVQITGAGDPSIGQRVFRSGSTSGLRDGQVTAVNATVNYPEGTVTGLIETNVCAEPGDSGGPMFSEGIALGITSGGSGDCTQGGTTFFQPVTKALTELGMQLIVSNPAAAGGASPAPSATSAQAQGSIAPGGASPGSSAAVEGAQGTPLLSRLTDTRNIGPGLLVVGGSLIALVATRYIRSEQDRKAYQRYYSATWG